ctccgaaaaacaggcgaatctcaacataacactgactgttacgtaacagtcggggtgtacgccccaatatttgcataatgccagcccatgttcccaacattatgaaagggattacacaagggtagccagttaacgtctggagctgcacacagccgaatcatcagactaggtaagcaagaacaacagtgaaaaatggcagatggagcaataataactgacataatccatgatagcatgatatttttactgatatttgtaaattgtctttctaaaagtttcgttagcatgttgctaatgtactgttaaatgaggttaaagttaccatcgtttcttactgtattcacggagacaagagccgtcactattttcattttttaacacttgcagtctgtataatgcataaacaacttcattctttataaatctctccaacagtgtagcattagccattagccacggaggacagcctcaaattcattcagaataaaactttaacatccaaataaatactttactcacataattcgaagcatgcatacagcatgcatgacgaacatcttgtaaagatccatttgagggttatattagctgtgtgaactttgtaaatgcgctgtaatatagtcgacagctcgtgtggcagggagcacacgatttaagggggcggcgccgagtgtaaatcagtgcattgttaatgatgccccaaaataggcagtaggcagttaaaaaaaattaatttaaaaaaatctatggggtattttgagctgaaacttcacagacacattcaggagacaccttagacttaaattacatcttgtgaaaaagcattcttgggcacctttaaaggttccagtaactgtgtagttgctggtgcagtgatacagcagttacattagctcatgcatgtgctgttgtcagctaatgacttactgcaatagatttgcattttaaagaaaatgtttcataatattaatccaGAAATTACCtgtaaagagttttttttttttttttttttttttaaatacatttaagaaaaattagtttttgtttgaacaaCCACTTTAGTTAGTCAatttagctctaattttcaactaaattttttgacaagggcagcagggacattctgagaacatttccataaaaacatatggttccctaaacgttcagagaacatcttgaatgttctgtgaaggtccgccaaataacgtcccccaaaccttaaaagaactccaaatcgtgaccgtctctgaacgtaaCTAGGCAACGTCCTTAACCCCAGTGGGgatgttctgagaatgttctgggaacgtaaaatttctagcggggaGATGGCCAGACTGTTAAAATATTGGTGTCTGGGACGCCATGAGCCTGGCTAGTGTGTACACTGTATTTTAAAAGTTTACCTTAAATGTGTGATATGAATAGGCCTAAATATGGCTCATATAGGCTATGGCTGTTGAGATGGTATTCTCAATGGAAAAGAGTAGAGGCTTGTACCTAGAAACAGTATTTCTTATGTCACAACTTAAGCGTATTATCAATAGTAATAGTAGTAACTATTTGAAAGCCATACTATTTAAACATTGTGAGTGTATCTTGTAAACCTCTAGCggttaaacaataaaaatacatgCGTCTTGCGAGAGAACATTGTcttggttgtgcttcggctctgctTCTCTGCGCAGATGAATGTGGTTTGAGACACCTGTGCacacactgaaataaaaaaaaagttggcatCTGAGCAGGTGGCATGGCTATCTATCGTTCAATAAAACATCTTACCTGCTGAGAAAGAAAAGGCCATCTCTGGGTCGCTTTTAACTgctttcaaattaattaattcaatcTTTACCTTTCTATTTATGGATATAATGTGATATGCACCGGCGAATGATGTATGCAGTCTCTGCAAAATCCGTCCCGACAGCtctaaaatataaatcattatatatttatcagTGTGTCTGGGATTGTAAGGACATTTGAGTGAAAATGAGTAGGCCTAGTTAGTAGAATAAAGATTGGGCTTCTTTAGCAGTGGAGATACTGTAGTTAGTTTTAGACAGTCAGGGACTATTCTACTGGAAGACTATGACTATCTAAGACTATTTATGATTGATTAAAGATAAGGGCCAACAGTGTCAAAGATTTGTTTTAGGAATCTAGATGGAACAATATCTCGAGGATAAGAAGTTGGTCTCAGATGTTCAATAATACCTTTACAGGTTAGAAATGAAATGGACTCAAATCACACCACTGAACAGGACAGCTTAAGCTCTCAGGCTGAGCAGAGAAATTAAGTTTTCTCAGTAAAGAACGTGCAGAATTGTTCACATAGAGAAACCGAAGCTTCAGGAAAGATGTTAACATTGAGCACAGAGGCATTGAGCACAGAGTCAAGGACAGAAAATGATATTAGGTCTACGTTGATTTTCACCAATGACCTCAAATATTTAGACTTCGCAGCCTTAACAACTTTCTGAACACTTAAATAATCTCTGTACATTTCATATGAGACCTGTAGCTTGTCCttacaccatttaaaaaaacatatttaggcAAAAGTACTTGAGTAGCCAATCAGTTGGTGAGaaaagtaaatatataataatataaaaatatttattagttattattggttgtttagttttatatataaatctcattaaTCCTAAACATaagcaacagtaataataatgattgtTCTACATTCTGCTATCAGATTTGGCTTATGTGTATTGATTATAAAATAGTTCTTAAATTTCACCCTTTCATGTATGTGCACATTCTATGATAGAACGTACTGAGGAACAGAAACTTCAggaaaggattagttcacatttTTTAATAACATGGCACAATTTACATAACACAAGTTTAACTGAGGAGCATGCTGTCGCCTCACCCTTTTTTTTGTACATGATCTAGAAAGGACTTCATTTTTTACGTACATGATAAACAGCAAAAAATTTCTTACAATCTCTTTGCAATACGTATTGACTACCCACTACTGCTTCAGTGgacattttaatgtttgattttaagaaaaaaattgagaaaattaaaggaaaaaaaaaaaaaacactgcacaACATCTGAATTTCACAGAGTTTAAAAGCGCACAACTATCCCTCCCATGGACTACTAAAATAGATCTCTgctcattaaaaacaaacttcCATAGCTTACAACTCGTTTTATCATTGTGTAGATACATAATATTTGAATACACATTTAGATCAATAGGGAATTGTCCTGCTTTCTGTACTCAAACGTCTCGTGACATGATGGGATGTGTTGTCGTGTTTGCAGTCTTTTTCAAATTGCCACACTTCTGATTTAGAGGTAATTCAGCGAATTTAGGTTTTGTTAGGTTCTTGAAACATTTGTGTATTTGTAAGGATTGTCAacacagatttttattttttatcttgaTGAACAAAAGCATGTTTCTGGATCAAGAGTTAGGGAATATGTTTCATAGCTTCAGTGTGAGTAATACTCATTGCTGAAAATCCCCATCTAGGATCAGTCTTGTAAGTCATGTGTAAGCATGTACTGTTGCTTTGACAGGAGAATGTGAGGGTTCAGTAGAGACTGGTAGTCCTCTAGGAGATAGAAAACGTGATACAGAGAGAGCCCACGCATGAGTTGCATAGTTGAAAGAAGGGATGTGGTCTCTTGGACGATATGATCCTTCAAAACCATTAATATGCAGCATTAAACTAAAACCAGAGCCTGTGCGCTCACTCTCCTTTTGATCACTGCCCACTATGTACAGCATTTCAAAGTAAAGCTTTCATAACACCCATTTGCATATTTGTACCTTACATTTTTCCCCTCAAGGGGAGAAAACACAGACTTTGCACATATCTACAAGTTCTTCCTTATGTCAATGTATTGAGGTACCTGTACATTCCAAATCATCTTTTCCATGTTGGAGATCTAATATTTGTCCACTTGCTCAAGATCagtgtactgtatatgtttAAGAATACACACCAATGCATGAGCGAACAGGATAAAAGAGCATGAAAAATCttttgtacaaaaacaaaacgcaacacacacaaaaagatcAGTAATGCACAATCTATACACAGATATAATACAGCCTCAAGTGCTTGCTTTTGAGTTCCATCATAGTCCAACAGGGGTCTCACCGCGCCTcgatgtctttgtgtgtgtgtgaaggggGTCTGTCTCTAATGTCAGTGCCAAGTGGGGTAGTCCGTCTGGGAGACGTGGAACGCGCTCCCAGGGTTGGGATAAGAGGGGGTGGGGCACTGAGTGATGCGGTGGGAGGGGTTTTGTTGAGGATTCCATTCTGGGCAGCAGCAGCCACAGCAGAGGAGGGGCTAACACGGGGGTAGTGCATGCTGGGAAGTCCAGGGGCCATGAGACCAGGGTGAGGGAGATGTCCGTCTAAAGCGGGGTGATGCATGGGGTGCAGACGCCCCTGCTCATAGTCCTCTCGGAGCAAGTGCAGACGTTCCCTCTCTTCTAGGTGTGCCCGCTCTTGTTCCCGCCGCTGTTCCAAGGTCAGTCCGTGAGGGTGGTCTCGGTTAAAGTCATGAGGCTCGCGGTCCCGGTACGAGCGCTCTGCGTCATACAGCCGCGGTGCTGCTAACCGGTGCAGAGGGTCATTCCGTAGTAGCAGATCCCGAGCTAATGGATCCCTCCGGTGGATGTCGAGTCCCCGGTAGGGGTCCCTCATGGGATCCCAATGAAAGGCGGGATAGGGGAACCTCTCCGCCCCTGGGATGGGACTGATACCCATAAAGGGGGCCACCATACGAGTCCTCTCCAGACTACTGATACTGTTTATGGGATGCATGCTGGCCATGCCCATGGGTACTGGCATTGATGATGGAGGGTGAAGAGCAGCGGGAGGAGGAGGTGCTTGTGGTGTGGATCTTTGCTCTGGGGATCTTTCCGTGGGGCCGTCCTGCTCCTCTTTCCTTTCTTCTTTCACCTTCACCTCACTGTTTTTCTTCTCATACGTGATCTCAGCTTTCTTCTCCAGAACATCTCGAGTCAACCCGCCGTTCACCCGATCTACGCCGCCTGGCCGCATATAGGGTGATGCTGTGACCCGATTGGCCGGCTTGTCTTCAGATACTCGGCCATCGTGGATGACGGAAGTGTCCTTGTCATTGTGGTGATTCTCCTTGCCCTTGTGCTCATCTGTGTTGGAGTCTTTCCAGTCCGAGTGCTCTCGTTCTCTCTCGCGATCTTTGGGCTTGTCCTTGTCCCGAGGCTCGCTAGAAGAGATGTGGTTCCGGGAGGGCTCAGACGACCGAGTGTGACCCAACAGAGTGAGGGGGTTAACAGGAATCGGGGATTGGTGATTCTGGTGCCTCTTCTCGGCAGGTTCTCTAGAGGTGAAATAGACCATTATTAACTGGATAATCAACAGTCAGCTGTTCATGAATGTAAAATAAACCTCTCTTCAGGGTGATACTGATCACCCTCTCTGTTTATTCTGAAATAATGACCAGCTGATTGTAAtgcatacttaaaaaaaaactcttcctAGCCTTGACCATTAATATCATGTGATTGTGTTAATATAATTTACACAGCTCTGCACACCGTTCTTTATCGTCCTTGTTGACGGATGAATCTCTCTTGTCCAGGTCAcgttctctttctctttctctttctctgtcccTTTCTCGTTCTCTCTCATGTGAGCTGACTGATGCGCTGCGTTCCGAGTCTCCGGGTTTGAGCCAGGGAGGTGGGGTGGGGAAGGACGGTGGAGTGCGGTGGAGTCTGTTCCATGGCTCATGGGGTCCGCTGAAGTGCTGTTGTGCGCTGGGTGCATCTTTGTGGCCAAATACAGAGTTGGGTGCTGGGAGATGGAAAAACAACATGGGGAAATTTGATTTATCTCGATCTTCTCTATTTCATGCAGAGTCATCTTTGATGTCAGATAATTAGTTACAGTTGTAATGACCTTTTAACCTACAATCAGTTGTGTTAATGAGATATATCCGAATGCTAAAAGGCTGATTGAAGGTGAAATTTCTacatttctgtttattctaaacaACAGTTTGACTAATTGACACTCACTGAGTGCTGGGTTTCCCAGCCCACCAAAAGCTGCAGTGCTTAATGAGGCCAGACCTCCAAATGAAGCTGGTCTGCTGAAGGGCTCTGCCaatcaaaacaggaacaaagaATCAGTCGATGAATCACCAATAAATTACAGCTTGTTTCATTATAGaatgttgacttttttttcaatGAACCAGCTTTTAACTAACTGAATCCTAAGTTCaaaaatgaagagacatatcAACAAGTTTTAGCACTATCCACCTTTCAAAGAAGTGTTCAGTCACCCATaggccaggggtgtccaatcctgtagagtttagctccagtcctaattaaacacacctgaaccagctaatcaaggtcttcagtaTTACTATAAACTTCCAGGCAAGTGTTGAGGCATGTTgtagctaaactctgcaggatttTGGCCCTTCAGGAGCAGGACTGGACACCCCTGCTTTAGATTATACACATTTCAGTCATTAATTGACTGCACAGTGACACCTAGTGGAGGAAAGTGAATGTGCATGTGTCTTGTTAGCTTACCTAAGTGGGGTGCTGGGGTAAGAAAGTTGCTAGGATGATGTGGATGGTGTCCGAAAGGTGCAGCTGAGGGATGCGTGGACCCTGAAACAAAGATTTGTTCCAATCTTAAAGCAAGCCTAATGGTCTATCTACATCCTAACAGGCAAAAACTTTGTGCATCCTGACAGGAGTGAAAATACAGTACACAACACAATGCAAGCaacataataacattaaaatgttccCATCAACAAAGCTGCTCTCTTATAgcataattgcattaaatataacGAAAGCATTCTCGTTTTGTCACTTCACTCACTTATAGTATAGGTGGATACTGCATGTAATGAGTACTAAAAAAATGCAATGGCAAAGTAATAAACACTAATATCAATGGTGACTCATTGAAAGATATGGGAGGCACTGCACTTAATCTGAGTAGTGATAGTGATCTCTCTCAACTCCGCTAAGATTTGGATAATCCACTCACCTGCTGCTGAGAAAAGCGATGCAGGTCGTGCCAAGTCATGAGGGTGGTGGATGGCTCCAAAAAGGGTGGGGCCTGGGGGTCGACTTAGGAACTCCGGTTTGAGGCCAAAGTCCAGCTTGTGTGGGTCAACCTGCATCTGCTGCTGGAGAAGGCCAGATACAAGAGAGAACAAATGTGATACCCCTCTCCAAGTGCCTCAAAAATGAAGACTGTACTGTGTTATGTAGTTGTAGTTATGTAGAAAAGAGTCACAAAGAATATTTCTTTCCATATGTAGAGCTGATCTTGATTGGAGGGTGTATGCAAATCTCACCTTTACTTTCTGTTGGTGGTGGTAAATTTGCCAGGCTATATGGACATGCATAGCACACCACTTTCCTGGTTTCTTTGGAGACAGAAAGACAAGGTAAGGTTTTCATGTTTATACATGACTAAAATCATGTTAGTTTAATTTTAATCACTTTTATAACAGAATATTGGGTACATCTGACAAGATTATCTACAATTTTATGTAATACTGTTGAGcatttttaaagtgaaattTCAGTTTCAAGCTTCTTTTCTTCGTTCCCATATTTTAAGCATGGCTGCAAATTAATTAAGCAAAATGTCATTACAAAGTGTTTTCAGATAAGGGAGTCATATAGTGTCTCCTATAGACTCTGAGATGAGACCGCTGAGTCCCACCGCACAGCTAATTAAAGAGACTGTGGAGCTGAAGGCAGGTGCTCAGTGTAAGGTGGGATTAAACTGTAATGAGCTTTTACTCTATTTCCTGCATACTCCTGTGGGGAAACAAACTGAATAACTGATAAAGCAGTCTTACCCTGAGAACTGGCCGGAACGGATCTGTCAGCTAGAGAGGAGAGGGAAAAagagtgtgagtgagagagattAGGGACACAAAGCTGTCAGTCAGGACTTTTAATTAGCATCCGAGCATCACTTCATCACTGaccaaattaaaatgttaaaatttccCTTTCTAATGAAGCATTTCGTGAAATAATTAGGCCAGAATTCAGAGTATTCCCCTTCCTATCACTGCCTGCATACCAATGTTGACAACAGTATAACGTGACTGACAAATACGATGGTTAATTTGCCAGCACTAGTTTAAAAACCACAGTCACTACAATTTGTTCATTGCAAACTGTGTCTTTGGGGTGCATACCCGAGGGTCTTTCTGAAGAAGTGTGTGTGGGACAGCTCCAGGCCTGGCTGCCACGTCTAGAGGATTTGAGGTCTGTAGTGTACAAAGACAAAAAGTAAGCATTCTCAACGTATCACAAGATACCTAAATCATCCAGTATCATCTATCACCAGACTGTTCATGTTAAAAAGAACATTTGAAAGTGATTCTCTATTTATACTGTACCTATACATAACATTAAAGAAGAAACAGACTGTCTGAGATCTGTTTATGTTTAGCCAGATCCATTCCATGTGTGCAGGAGTACACTCAGAACAGCACAGGAGGTTAGTTTTGGGTGTAGTTTTGACATTCCGACATTTAGCGTTTGATATTGTGATACCTTGGGCTGGAATGCTCCCTGCAGAGATCCGAAGGGCCCCGTCGGCGGGATGACGGGCGGAATGCCAGACACCGCTGGGGGGTAAGAGTGGAACAGCTGAGAAAAGAAAAAGGATATAAGACAGTTTCTCCGGGAGGTTCTTGTTTGATCGTGTCAGCTGTTTACAGTTATACAGTGAGACCAGAGCCTGTAGGTCCCTGTACAAACTAACAACTACACAAGATCAGCTGCTGACATTTAAATTGCCTTCTTCATTACATTCTGCATAATATAAAGTGTCACAATATGAAAATACACACCATGTTAAAATAATTCACAACAATGTTCTGCTAGGTTTTTCTCTCTATACATGAATAAATGACTACAAAGCACCTATTCTGCTCCATATAATGAGACAACCTTCATCTGACCCTCAGCTGTTGTGACATTCAACAAAGATTAACAGCAAGATGAATTTACAATACGGGTCACTCTCTAAACCTGCTCTGATAGCAATGACTATTATTATCACAACGCACTGCATAATGCATGTAATTACTGCAGTGTGCATGTTCTTGGGTGGGTGtcacaaatgaa
This genomic stretch from Megalobrama amblycephala isolate DHTTF-2021 linkage group LG2, ASM1881202v1, whole genome shotgun sequence harbors:
- the auts2a gene encoding autism susceptibility gene 2 protein homolog isoform X8, producing MVPDFSVDTLSTNASQELRGLGIPKVSGLERSQEKSQETSRELSSATPSLVPTSHSKPPLPTPLHLQPPPSNRGLPLPPSPVQTQHPCQERPLRPLSPTSALPPTQGHEPSQAPPPQPQDPSEPPSHPRPPRTPSIYHHPPSPALPAQQNPTQTVQHRPPSRCHPRPISAYSGSLTLNGLSSSRSSTPGKPPGPSPVPHLHHHQPAPTGAAATFPLPLPANPTASHTFPPSLPPSTLPHHTNMFASPAALPPPPPLTSNTLPVPGHPAGSAYSEQDILRQELNTRFLASQSADRGASLGPPPYLRTEFHQHQHQHQHQHQHTHQHTHQHTFTPFPHAIMPTPAPPMVRTPARNFEKYPTKVDPFYRHSLFHSYPPAVSGIPPVIPPTGPFGSLQGAFQPKTSNPLDVAARPGAVPHTLLQKDPRLTDPFRPVLRKPGKWCAMHVHIAWQIYHHQQKVKQQMQVDPHKLDFGLKPEFLSRPPGPTLFGAIHHPHDLARPASLFSAAGSTHPSAAPFGHHPHHPSNFLTPAPHLEPFSRPASFGGLASLSTAAFGGLGNPALTPNSVFGHKDAPSAQQHFSGPHEPWNRLHRTPPSFPTPPPWLKPGDSERSASVSSHERERERDRERERERERDLDKRDSSVNKDDKEREPAEKRHQNHQSPIPVNPLTLLGHTRSSEPSRNHISSSEPRDKDKPKDREREREHSDWKDSNTDEHKGKENHHNDKDTSVIHDGRVSEDKPANRVTASPYMRPGGVDRVNGGLTRDVLEKKAEITYEKKNSEVKVKEERKEEQDGPTERSPEQRSTPQAPPPPAALHPPSSMPVPMGMASMHPINSISSLERTRMVAPFMGISPIPGAERFPYPAFHWDPMRDPYRGLDIHRRDPLARDLLLRNDPLHRLAAPRLYDAERSYRDREPHDFNRDHPHGLTLEQRREQERAHLEERERLHLLREDYEQGRLHPMHHPALDGHLPHPGLMAPGLPSMHYPRVSPSSAVAAAAQNGILNKTPPTASLSAPPPLIPTLGARSTSPRRTTPLGTDIRDRPPSHTHKDIEAR
- the auts2a gene encoding autism susceptibility gene 2 protein isoform X6; the protein is MDGPRCSGIRKKRKSRSVRNRERMSNGIRNNHVRGSVLRFSSDSEREDSTNPSSSSRPRPPRRKRKESTSAEEDIIDGFSISGFMTLEALEKDMTLKPHERRQNQAGPLRKKKPGRVPNGLSLDLHKNRLNHNNHQHHHSDQENNPRLAHTHSKKKKHLQKKHRPLKPGQNNCKDSDSESVSGESKPSIRSSSRDRLTDCDSESDQEDKGSDASSEKLFSTAAVKVPDFSVDTLSTNASQELRGLGIPKVSGLERSQEKSQETSRELSSATPSLVPTSHSKPPLPTPLHLQPPPSNRGLPLPPSPVQTQHPCQERPLRPLSPTSALPPTQGHEPSQAPPPQPQDPSEPPSHPRPPRTPSIYHHPPSPALPAQQNPTQTVQHRPPSRCHPRPISAYSGSLTLNGLSSSRSSTPGKPPGPSPVPHLHHHQPAPTGAAATFPLPLPANPTASHTFPPSLPPSTLPHHTNMFASPAALPPPPPLTSNTLPVPGHPAGSAYSEQDILRQELNTRFLASQSADRGASLGPPPYLRTEFHQHQHQHQHQHQHTHQHTHQHTFTPFPHAIMPTPAPPMFEKYPTKVDPFYRHSLFHSYPPAVSGIPPVIPPTGPFGSLQGAFQPKTSNPLDVAARPGAVPHTLLQKDPRLTDPFRPVLRKPGKWCAMHVHIAWQIYHHQQKVKQQMQVDPHKLDFGLKPEFLSRPPGPTLFGAIHHPHDLARPASLFSAAGSTHPSAAPFGHHPHHPSNFLTPAPHLEPFSRPASFGGLASLSTAAFGGLGNPALTPNSVFGHKDAPSAQQHFSGPHEPWNRLHRTPPSFPTPPPWLKPGDSERSASVSSHERERERDRERERERERDLDKRDSSVNKDDKEREPAEKRHQNHQSPIPVNPLTLLGHTRSSEPSRNHISSSEPRDKDKPKDREREREHSDWKDSNTDEHKGKENHHNDKDTSVIHDGRVSEDKPANRVTASPYMRPGGVDRVNGGLTRDVLEKKAEITYEKKNSEVKVKEERKEEQDGPTERSPEQRSTPQAPPPPAALHPPSSMPVPMGMASMHPINSISSLERTRMVAPFMGISPIPGAERFPYPAFHWDPMRDPYRGLDIHRRDPLARDLLLRNDPLHRLAAPRLYDAERSYRDREPHDFNRDHPHGLTLEQRREQERAHLEERERLHLLREDYEQGRLHPMHHPALDGHLPHPGLMAPGLPSMHYPRVSPSSAVAAAAQNGILNKTPPTASLSAPPPLIPTLGARSTSPRRTTPLGTDIRDRPPSHTHKDIEAR
- the auts2a gene encoding autism susceptibility gene 2 protein isoform X7, giving the protein MIKSSWFYVKFKYNEKLKPGQNNCKDSDSESVSGESKPSIRSSSRDRLTDCDSESDQEDKGSDASSEKLFSTAAVKVPDFSVDTLSTNASQELRGLGIPKVSGLERSQEKSQETSRELSSATPSLVPTSHSKPPLPTPLHLQPPPSNRGLPLPPSPVQTQHPCQERPLRPLSPTSALPPTQGHEPSQAPPPQPQDPSEPPSHPRPPRTPSIYHHPPSPALPAQQNPTQTVQHRPPSRCHPRPISAYSGSLTLNGLSSSRSSTPGKPPGPSPVPHLHHHQPAPTGAAATFPLPLPANPTASHTFPPSLPPSTLPHHTNMFASPAALPPPPPLTSNTLPVPGHPAGSAYSEQDILRQELNTRFLASQSADRGASLGPPPYLRTEFHQHQHQHQHQHQHTHQHTHQHTFTPFPHAIMPTPAPPMVRTPARNFEKYPTKVDPFYRHSLFHSYPPAVSGIPPVIPPTGPFGSLQGAFQPKTSNPLDVAARPGAVPHTLLQKDPRLTDPFRPVLRKPGKWCAMHVHIAWQIYHHQQKVKQQMQVDPHKLDFGLKPEFLSRPPGPTLFGAIHHPHDLARPASLFSAAGSTHPSAAPFGHHPHHPSNFLTPAPHLEPFSRPASFGGLASLSTAAFGGLGNPALTPNSVFGHKDAPSAQQHFSGPHEPWNRLHRTPPSFPTPPPWLKPGDSERSASVSSHERERERDRERERERERDLDKRDSSVNKDDKEREPAEKRHQNHQSPIPVNPLTLLGHTRSSEPSRNHISSSEPRDKDKPKDREREREHSDWKDSNTDEHKGKENHHNDKDTSVIHDGRVSEDKPANRVTASPYMRPGGVDRVNGGLTRDVLEKKAEITYEKKNSEVKVKEERKEEQDGPTERSPEQRSTPQAPPPPAALHPPSSMPVPMGMASMHPINSISSLERTRMVAPFMGISPIPGAERFPYPAFHWDPMRDPYRGLDIHRRDPLARDLLLRNDPLHRLAAPRLYDAERSYRDREPHDFNRDHPHGLTLEQRREQERAHLEERERLHLLREDYEQGRLHPMHHPALDGHLPHPGLMAPGLPSMHYPRVSPSSAVAAAAQNGILNKTPPTASLSAPPPLIPTLGARSTSPRRTTPLGTDIRDRPPSHTHKDIEAR
- the auts2a gene encoding autism susceptibility gene 2 protein isoform X4 — translated: MDGPRCSGIRKKRKSRSVRNRERMSNGIRNNHVRGSVLRFSSDSEREDSTNPSSSSRPRPPRRKRKESTSAEEDIIDGFSISGFMTLEALEKDMTLKPHERRQNQAGPLRKKKPGRVPNGLSLDLHKNRLNHNNHQHHHSDQENNPRLAHTHSKKKKHLQKKHRPLKPGQNNCKDSDSESVSGESKPSIRSSSRDRLTDCDSESDQEDKGSDASSEKLFSTAAVKVPDFSVDTLSTNASQELRGLGIPKVSGLERSQEKSQETSRELSSATPSLVPTSHSKPPLPTPLHLQPPPSNRGLPLPPSPVQTQHPCQERPLRPLSPTSALPPTQGHEPSQAPPPQPQDPSEPPSHPRPPRTPSIYHHPPSPALPAQQNPTQTVQHRPPSRCHPRPISAYSGSLTLNGLSSSRSSTPGKPPGPSPVPHLHHHQPAPTGAAATFPLPLPANPTASHTFPPSLPPSTLPHHTNMFASPAALPPPPPLTSNTLPVPGHPAGSAYSEQDILRQELNTRFLASQSADRGASLGPPPYLRTEFHQHQHQHQHQHQHTHQHTHQHTFTPFPHAIMPTPAPPMVRTPARNFEKYPTKVDPFYRHSLFHSYPPAVSGIPPVIPPTGPFGSLQGAFQPKTSNPLDVAARPGAVPHTLLQKDPRLTDPFRPVLRKPGKWCAMHVHIAWQIYHHQQKVKQMQVDPHKLDFGLKPEFLSRPPGPTLFGAIHHPHDLARPASLFSAAGSTHPSAAPFGHHPHHPSNFLTPAPHLEPFSRPASFGGLASLSTAAFGGLGNPALTPNSVFGHKDAPSAQQHFSGPHEPWNRLHRTPPSFPTPPPWLKPGDSERSASVSSHERERERDRERERERERDLDKRDSSVNKDDKEREPAEKRHQNHQSPIPVNPLTLLGHTRSSEPSRNHISSSEPRDKDKPKDREREREHSDWKDSNTDEHKGKENHHNDKDTSVIHDGRVSEDKPANRVTASPYMRPGGVDRVNGGLTRDVLEKKAEITYEKKNSEVKVKEERKEEQDGPTERSPEQRSTPQAPPPPAALHPPSSMPVPMGMASMHPINSISSLERTRMVAPFMGISPIPGAERFPYPAFHWDPMRDPYRGLDIHRRDPLARDLLLRNDPLHRLAAPRLYDAERSYRDREPHDFNRDHPHGLTLEQRREQERAHLEERERLHLLREDYEQGRLHPMHHPALDGHLPHPGLMAPGLPSMHYPRVSPSSAVAAAAQNGILNKTPPTASLSAPPPLIPTLGARSTSPRRTTPLGTDIRDRPPSHTHKDIEAR